One window of Hypanus sabinus isolate sHypSab1 chromosome 10, sHypSab1.hap1, whole genome shotgun sequence genomic DNA carries:
- the LOC132401092 gene encoding probable G-protein coupled receptor 139, with product MASSLSDPFVTVQKIYYPSLCAIGIPANFLTIYTLYSRRCGMSTVARLYLISLAIADTLCLFWGALIDLSLVWLDPSPFWVISPWCELLTVLEYGSIFTSTWIVITFTIERYLVLRSTRVRQPYSQTKVTIRVIISVAVASHLIAAPAYWIYNSELLNSTMPNQTEKAHKCTYSDSFFSTAVVWFYTLVSGGIPYILLILFNILIGHQLYTASRMFTQEQLRSINGITVRGLVKKSILILFTISFTFVLLTLPRFVTYCILRTAYNRPDHNRDDYSQMINFFADIGNMMQWLNFAINFLLYCVISKSFRQEFFQVLTCRTQAPSAPNSNTQLKVYSIHCASIQQPVITAGT from the coding sequence cGAACTTCCTCACCATCTACACCCTCTACAGTAGAAGATGTGGGATGTCCACGGTGGCCAGGCTCTACCTGATCTCGCTGGCCATTGCAGACACACTGTGCTTGTTCTGGGGTGCACTGATTGACCTGAGCCTGGTGTGGCTGGACCCCAGTCCCTTCTGGGTGATCTCCCCGTGGTGTGAGCTGCTGACGGTGCTGGAGTATGGCTCTATCTTCACCTCCACCTGGATTGTGATCACCTTCACCATTGAGCGTTACCTGGTGCTGAGGAGCACTCGGGTCAGACAGCCCTACTCCCAGACTAAAGTGACCATCAGAGTCATAATAAGCGTCGCTGTGGCCTCTCATCTGATCGCTGCTCCAGCCTACTGGATCTACAACTCAGAGTTACTGAACTCCACCATGCCCAACCAGACTGAGAAGGCGCACAAATGTACTTACAGTGATAGTTTCTTTTCCACTGCCGTGGTGTGGTTTTACACACTGGTCTCAGGGGGTATCCCCTACATCCTCCTCATCCTCTTCAATATCCTCATCGGGCATCAGCTCTACACAGCCTCCAGGATGTTCACTCAGGAGCAGCTGAGGTCGATAAATGGCATTACCGTGCGGGGCCTGGTGAAAAAATCTATTCTAATCCTCTTTACTATTTCCTTCACCTTCGTCCTCCTGACACTCCCTCGCTTTGTCACCTACTGCATCCTGAGGACAGCCTACAACCGGCCGGACCACAACCGCGACGACTACAGCCAGATGATCAACTTCTTTGCAGACATCGGCAACATGATGCAGTGGCTGAACTTTGCCATCAACTTCCTCCTCTACTGCGTCATCAGCAAGTCATTCCGCCAGGAATTCTTTCAGGTCCTGACCTGCAGAACTCAAGCGCCCAGTGCCCCCAATTCTAACACCCAACTGAAGGTCTACAGCATACATTGTGCCTCCATTCAACAGCCTGTGATCACTGCTGGAACCTAG